The Amycolatopsis sp. QT-25 genomic sequence AGCGACTTGATCCCGTACACCGCGCACTTCGTGACGCTGATCGTGCTGGCGGTGGCTTCGCAGCGGCTGCGGCCGCCCAAGGCGGATGGCGCGCTGTACCGGCGAGGTGAGGACTGACATGGCGGAGTACGACTGGGATGCCCTGCGGGCTCAGGCCGTCGAGGCGGCGAAGTCGGCGTACGCGCCGTACTCGGGCCTGCACGTCGGTGTCGCCGGTGTGGTGGACGACGGCCGGATCGTCGTCGGCTGCAACGTCGAAAACGCTTCGTACGGCTTGGGAATGTGCGCGGAATGCACGATGGCGGGGCAGCTGCGGCTGACCGGCGGCGGCAAGCTCGTCGCCGTCGCCTGCCGCAGTGGTGAAGGCGATCTGCTGATGCCGTGCGGGCGCTGCCGTCAGATCCTGTTCGAGCACGGTGGTCCCGACTGCCTGGTGGACACCCCGAGCGGCATCCTGCCGATGTCTTCGGTGCTGCCGGACGCGTTCGGGCCGGACGACCTGCCATGACCGCGTTCGCCGCCGTCGACGTCATCCGCGCGAAGCGGGACGGCGAACGGCTCACCGACGAGCAGATCGACTGGACGATCGACGCGTACACACGCGGCGACCTCGCCGAGGAGCAGATGGCCGCGCTCGCGATGGCCGTCTTCCTGCGGGGGATGGACTCCGGTGAGATCGCGCGCTGGACCGGCGCGATGATCTCGTCGGGGGAGCGGCTCGACCTGAAGG encodes the following:
- a CDS encoding cytidine deaminase, translated to MAEYDWDALRAQAVEAAKSAYAPYSGLHVGVAGVVDDGRIVVGCNVENASYGLGMCAECTMAGQLRLTGGGKLVAVACRSGEGDLLMPCGRCRQILFEHGGPDCLVDTPSGILPMSSVLPDAFGPDDLP